From the genome of Turicibacter faecis, one region includes:
- a CDS encoding ISL3 family transposase, which yields MIQSIENNEHKILICLKSESKFNPCPLCGMKSHRVHSTYLRKPLDASILNKPVQLRIQAKKFFCLNPNCKRQIFTERFTGFLNAYRRLTIRLEEVFLQLSLSMSAEALSRFLFKLGYKRSGDALLDLLRRIDSTEKDIKNQSLTHIGVDDFSFRRGVDFGTVICDLETHRPVEILASRSTQAFKEWLEKHPSVELVTRDRATTYTKAIHLTNPNIIQVADKWHFLKNLLTVVKETISSRFPKGWFIMPESSITKKTDPATDITITNVNSISSHESLSEKEQAKWTLILEIQKVYQQVGSIRQTARQLKLSRTTVAKYIQLSEPPKQIRKPRVNQFVPLYLTLA from the coding sequence ATGATTCAATCCATTGAAAATAATGAGCATAAAATCCTAATTTGTTTAAAGTCTGAATCAAAATTTAATCCTTGTCCCTTATGCGGGATGAAAAGTCATCGGGTACACAGTACGTATCTTAGAAAACCATTAGATGCTTCAATCCTTAATAAACCCGTTCAATTAAGGATACAAGCTAAAAAGTTTTTTTGTTTAAATCCCAACTGTAAACGTCAAATTTTCACTGAAAGATTTACTGGCTTTTTAAATGCCTATCGGCGTTTAACTATTCGTCTTGAAGAGGTTTTTCTTCAATTATCATTATCGATGAGTGCGGAAGCTTTATCACGCTTTCTTTTTAAACTTGGATATAAACGAAGTGGAGATGCGCTATTAGATTTATTACGACGTATTGATTCTACTGAAAAAGATATAAAAAATCAGTCATTAACCCATATTGGGGTTGATGATTTTTCTTTTCGTCGAGGGGTCGACTTTGGAACAGTTATTTGTGATTTAGAAACGCATCGTCCGGTTGAAATTCTTGCCTCTCGTTCGACTCAAGCATTTAAAGAATGGTTGGAAAAACATCCCTCAGTTGAATTAGTGACACGTGATCGTGCAACAACTTATACTAAAGCCATTCATTTAACGAATCCTAACATTATTCAGGTTGCCGACAAGTGGCACTTTCTTAAAAACCTATTAACGGTTGTTAAAGAAACCATTAGTTCTCGTTTTCCTAAAGGATGGTTTATCATGCCTGAATCTTCAATCACTAAAAAAACAGATCCAGCGACAGATATAACGATTACTAACGTGAACTCAATATCCAGTCATGAATCATTATCTGAAAAGGAACAAGCAAAATGGACACTCATTTTGGAGATTCAAAAGGTCTACCAACAAGTAGGCTCTATTCGTCAAACAGCCAGACAACTTAAGTTAAGTCGGACAACCGTAGCGAAGTATATTCAGTTATCTGAACCTCCCAAGCAAATACGAAAGCCCCGTGTTAATCAATTTGTCCCACTTTATTTAACTCTTGCTTAA
- a CDS encoding LCP family protein, with amino-acid sequence MRKKVRVIVCSLVVLGLVVIGGGVFAANYYYSKLDTTAALKHEDVAVDSSLTAKEKHSKVVNIAVLGIDQDGDGSNGRSDATKVISLDMKNKKLKLSSFQRDTMIFIPDGENGFDKLNHAYWYGEAPLTLKTLNYNFDLDITRYVAFNFNAIEKVIDAVGGVEIDVRPEEKKVTNDYIRSMNGASDDDLDAPELQESGLQLLSGRQAMGYMRNRYAEGGDFGRMERQSKVMEAVIAKVSDQSYLELVKLAEKCLPYVETNLTMKEIIDYGSAVLGFDLKNIEQTQVPQPDNGSKSVDYKGYGPFYIMKSYQDLVKDVHEFIYNDSDYQPSQTVIETEAAIYEQFGHVE; translated from the coding sequence ATGAGAAAAAAGGTGAGGGTTATTGTTTGTAGTCTAGTGGTGTTAGGCTTAGTCGTTATTGGTGGCGGCGTGTTTGCGGCTAACTATTACTATTCAAAATTGGATACAACGGCTGCCTTAAAACATGAGGATGTTGCGGTTGACAGTTCATTGACGGCTAAGGAGAAGCACTCAAAAGTGGTTAATATTGCGGTCCTTGGAATTGATCAGGATGGGGATGGATCAAATGGGCGCAGTGATGCGACGAAGGTTATCTCACTTGATATGAAAAATAAAAAATTGAAGTTATCGTCTTTTCAACGAGACACGATGATTTTTATTCCAGATGGAGAAAATGGTTTTGATAAATTAAATCATGCCTACTGGTATGGGGAAGCACCTTTAACATTGAAGACATTGAATTATAATTTTGATTTAGATATTACTCGATATGTCGCGTTTAATTTTAATGCGATTGAGAAAGTTATCGATGCAGTGGGTGGTGTTGAAATTGATGTGCGTCCGGAAGAAAAGAAAGTGACGAATGACTATATTCGTTCAATGAATGGGGCAAGTGATGACGATCTCGATGCACCTGAGTTACAGGAATCTGGACTTCAATTATTATCAGGACGTCAGGCGATGGGCTATATGCGTAACCGTTATGCCGAAGGGGGAGACTTTGGACGAATGGAACGTCAAAGTAAAGTAATGGAGGCGGTCATCGCTAAGGTGAGTGATCAAAGTTATTTGGAGCTCGTAAAGCTAGCGGAAAAATGTTTGCCTTATGTGGAAACGAATTTAACAATGAAGGAAATCATCGATTATGGAAGCGCCGTATTAGGATTTGATTTAAAAAATATTGAACAAACACAAGTCCCACAACCTGATAATGGTTCAAAATCAGTAGATTATAAAGGGTATGGTCCCTTTTATATCATGAAAAGTTATCAAGATTTAGTAAAAGATGTTCACGAATTTATTTATAATGATTCGGATTATCAACCGTCGCAGACGGTTATTGAGACGGAAGCTGCGATTTATGAACAGTTTGGACATGTCGAATAA
- the tnpC gene encoding IS66 family transposase: protein MLAFIETPKAPIQRSFAGASVLAEVFHQKYVLSIPCYRQVSEWARYGLSVSDKTLSNWIMIASHDWLRPIYDLLRKELVLNQVLHADETPYQILNRADGKPATSQARFWLFRTIKNTEHPIAYYHADLTRERAVATTILEGFKGYLHCDGYSGYKNIPNLSLVGCWAHVRRKFFEIPGNNGKAQKAVEYCDKIFSFEKTIKELSPEERQKQRQLVIKPVVEDFFDWLQSFYAMKGKLQTAVMYALNQKVELLRFLEDGNLEASNNLAEQGIRPITIGRKNYLFSTSMKGATANAMAYTIIETAKANRLNPSKYLNYLFEKLPNTDFIRNPDVLVDFLPWAKSVQENCQ, encoded by the coding sequence ATGTTAGCATTCATAGAAACACCAAAAGCTCCGATTCAAAGAAGCTTTGCCGGAGCGAGTGTGTTAGCTGAAGTTTTCCATCAAAAATACGTCTTAAGTATTCCTTGTTATCGCCAGGTATCAGAATGGGCACGCTATGGATTAAGTGTGAGTGATAAAACCCTCTCTAACTGGATTATGATCGCTAGTCATGATTGGTTACGCCCAATTTACGATTTACTTAGAAAAGAGTTGGTGCTAAATCAAGTCTTACATGCGGATGAAACACCGTATCAAATTTTAAATCGAGCGGATGGAAAACCAGCCACTTCTCAGGCAAGATTTTGGTTATTTAGGACCATCAAAAATACCGAACATCCCATTGCTTATTACCACGCTGACTTAACACGTGAACGTGCGGTGGCAACCACCATCTTAGAAGGGTTTAAAGGCTATCTTCACTGTGATGGTTATTCTGGCTATAAAAATATCCCGAATCTTTCACTCGTTGGGTGTTGGGCTCATGTTAGAAGAAAGTTTTTTGAGATTCCAGGGAACAACGGAAAAGCGCAAAAAGCAGTGGAATACTGCGACAAAATCTTTAGTTTTGAAAAGACCATTAAAGAGTTATCTCCTGAAGAACGTCAAAAGCAACGACAACTGGTGATCAAACCTGTTGTGGAAGATTTTTTTGACTGGCTACAGTCGTTCTATGCCATGAAAGGAAAACTTCAAACTGCCGTGATGTATGCCTTAAATCAAAAGGTAGAGCTTTTGCGTTTTTTAGAAGATGGAAATCTTGAAGCCTCGAATAATCTAGCTGAACAAGGGATTCGTCCCATCACGATTGGTCGAAAGAATTATCTTTTTTCAACCAGTATGAAGGGGGCGACTGCTAATGCGATGGCATACACTATCATTGAGACAGCCAAAGCAAACAGACTAAATCCATCTAAATATTTAAATTATCTTTTTGAAAAACTGCCTAATACGGACTTCATTAGAAATCCAGATGTATTGGTGGACTTTTTGCCATGGGCAAAAAGCGTTCAAGAGAATTGTCAGTAA
- a CDS encoding DEAD/DEAH box helicase, which produces MKLKITEPIIKQVAGSELTYVEGQILLENGAIKEFYAVKVNEDSIYKYKILAYIEDWGHRLEVELQFDKSGDLRTLWCGCPLYGENGEFCRHTVAVLMYAKQQQTSPKKIKWESLETFLQKRLVTELFNEYEESLSSVTSIKYSDEELVQLVPRLRFENNEVHLELQIGRKRLYVVKDIFKFIQYVENQQEFHYGKELTFNHQLDLFTPESLTLLEFVRGIVEDQQSYADQYDLHLPARRGVFLSQAKLVEFHQLFLGKRLTCLVEKHEFKSVLMSNEAPNLGFKVEAIKGGGIVLSPNQTNFLFHGLKGIPFIVTQEVCAPFSRDFSRDAFPILKQVVALGGKLKIIKDQLPEFLSLVYPKIKPYLTEESIAYLEQRYSVPQLDSKVYLDLNEALEVEAKIEYDYNKRTYHPLTEDIPSNVIRDKVKEADLMNTLNAYAFEREEDKLVLRDDAQIYQFVRLGVTALMTRHEVNVTDKFKGMSAKTTSNISVGVRLQSDLMTFKLEDLSFDLAEYNDVLAQYRLKKKYHRLKDGSFLQLDSESMQSFFNLVEDLELTEEDLKQEEIKLSKYRALYLERILEKNGIKSKKNKAFRQLVNDFEQIDEMEYEFPSGLKATLRPYQETGYRWLKTLADYGMGGILADDMGLGKTLQVIAMLCAEYEGGQEKPSLIVMPSSLVFNWAAEFERFAPDMRVLTLTGTATQRSEKLQNLNDYDVVLTSYDLLRRDIKEYQSAFRYVILDEAHYIKNQVTQNAKAVKKLEGDVRFALTGTPLENSIADVWSIFDFILPGYLLSYSKFKKQYENPIIRDKDEKLLTRVHQLVAPFILRRLKKEVLTELPDKVESVVYCELEKEQRKLYEATLVSMNQELKSQLGESGDGAGRMKMLSMLTRLRQLCCHPALYLEDYHAESAKLNLCLELIQECKESGHRILLFSQFTSMFDLMAPKLDALGISYFTLTGETKSERRMELATRFNDGEGDVFLISLKAGGTGLNLTGADVVIHYDPWWNMSAQNQATDRAYRMGQQNKVQVYKLIAKDTIEEKIEKLQQQKLELSDSLVKEGETFITHLSMEDIEGLFEA; this is translated from the coding sequence ATGAAATTAAAGATTACGGAACCCATCATTAAGCAGGTGGCAGGCAGCGAGTTGACCTATGTGGAGGGACAGATTCTCTTAGAGAATGGTGCTATTAAAGAGTTTTATGCCGTTAAAGTTAATGAGGATTCTATTTATAAATATAAAATTCTCGCGTATATCGAAGACTGGGGTCACCGTTTGGAGGTAGAGTTACAGTTTGATAAATCGGGTGATTTAAGGACGCTCTGGTGTGGTTGCCCGCTTTATGGAGAAAATGGGGAGTTTTGCCGACATACGGTTGCCGTGTTAATGTATGCTAAACAACAACAGACATCTCCAAAGAAAATAAAGTGGGAATCGTTAGAAACATTTTTACAAAAACGGCTAGTTACTGAACTATTTAATGAGTATGAAGAATCGCTTTCTAGTGTTACATCAATTAAATATTCTGATGAGGAGTTAGTTCAGTTAGTTCCAAGATTACGATTTGAGAATAATGAAGTTCATTTAGAATTACAGATTGGTCGCAAACGATTGTATGTGGTGAAAGATATCTTTAAATTTATTCAGTATGTTGAGAATCAACAAGAATTCCATTATGGGAAGGAATTAACGTTTAATCATCAGCTGGATTTATTTACGCCGGAATCATTGACCCTGTTAGAGTTTGTTCGAGGGATTGTTGAAGATCAACAATCGTATGCGGATCAATACGATTTACACTTGCCAGCCCGTCGAGGGGTCTTTTTAAGTCAAGCCAAATTAGTAGAATTTCATCAGTTATTTTTAGGAAAGCGTCTTACGTGTCTGGTTGAAAAACATGAATTTAAGTCTGTTTTGATGAGCAATGAAGCACCCAACCTAGGGTTTAAAGTGGAGGCGATTAAAGGAGGGGGCATTGTACTGTCTCCTAACCAGACAAATTTTTTATTCCATGGACTAAAAGGAATCCCATTTATTGTCACACAGGAGGTATGTGCTCCATTTAGCCGGGATTTTTCACGGGATGCATTCCCTATCCTCAAACAGGTAGTTGCTTTAGGGGGAAAATTAAAGATAATCAAAGATCAACTTCCTGAGTTTTTGTCGCTCGTATACCCCAAAATTAAACCTTATTTAACAGAAGAAAGTATTGCTTATTTAGAACAGAGGTATAGCGTTCCTCAGCTTGATAGTAAAGTTTATCTTGATTTGAATGAAGCGTTAGAGGTCGAGGCTAAAATCGAATATGATTACAACAAGCGGACGTATCACCCACTGACCGAAGATATTCCATCGAACGTGATTCGAGATAAGGTAAAAGAAGCAGATTTAATGAATACGTTGAATGCCTATGCGTTTGAGCGAGAGGAAGATAAGCTCGTGTTACGTGATGATGCCCAAATTTATCAATTTGTAAGACTTGGGGTTACGGCTTTAATGACGCGTCATGAGGTGAATGTCACGGATAAATTTAAAGGGATGAGCGCAAAAACAACCTCTAACATTTCGGTGGGGGTTCGTTTACAGAGTGATTTGATGACATTTAAGCTAGAAGATTTATCTTTTGATTTAGCAGAGTACAACGATGTGTTGGCCCAATATCGATTGAAAAAGAAATATCATCGCTTAAAGGATGGAAGTTTCTTACAATTAGATTCAGAATCGATGCAATCTTTCTTTAATTTAGTAGAAGATTTAGAGTTAACTGAGGAGGATTTAAAACAAGAGGAAATTAAGCTCTCAAAATATCGTGCCCTTTATTTAGAACGAATTCTTGAAAAAAATGGGATTAAGTCGAAGAAAAATAAGGCCTTTCGACAACTAGTCAATGATTTTGAACAAATAGATGAAATGGAATATGAGTTTCCTAGTGGATTAAAGGCAACGCTAAGACCGTATCAAGAAACAGGATATCGATGGTTGAAAACACTGGCGGACTATGGAATGGGCGGTATTTTAGCAGATGATATGGGGCTTGGAAAGACGCTTCAGGTTATTGCTATGTTGTGTGCGGAGTATGAGGGCGGTCAAGAGAAACCGAGTTTAATCGTGATGCCAAGCTCGCTTGTGTTTAACTGGGCTGCAGAGTTTGAACGATTTGCGCCGGATATGCGAGTGCTAACACTTACGGGAACCGCTACGCAACGGAGTGAAAAATTACAGAATTTAAATGATTATGATGTTGTTTTAACGTCATACGATTTATTAAGACGAGACATTAAGGAATATCAATCCGCCTTCCGTTACGTCATTTTAGATGAGGCCCATTATATTAAAAATCAAGTGACCCAAAACGCCAAAGCGGTGAAAAAGTTAGAAGGTGACGTTCGATTCGCGTTAACAGGAACACCGCTTGAAAATTCGATTGCGGATGTCTGGTCGATTTTTGATTTTATTTTACCAGGGTATTTATTAAGTTACTCGAAGTTTAAAAAGCAATACGAGAATCCAATTATTAGGGATAAAGATGAGAAGTTATTAACCCGTGTTCATCAACTTGTGGCACCGTTTATTTTACGACGCTTGAAAAAAGAGGTGTTAACCGAGTTACCAGATAAAGTAGAGTCAGTTGTTTATTGTGAGTTAGAAAAAGAGCAACGCAAGTTGTATGAGGCGACGCTTGTTAGTATGAATCAGGAACTGAAATCACAGTTAGGAGAAAGCGGCGATGGAGCAGGCCGTATGAAGATGCTTTCTATGTTAACACGACTTCGCCAACTTTGTTGCCATCCTGCCCTTTATTTAGAGGACTATCATGCTGAAAGCGCGAAATTAAATTTATGTTTAGAACTTATTCAAGAATGTAAAGAAAGTGGCCATCGCATCTTATTGTTCTCACAGTTTACATCAATGTTTGATTTAATGGCACCGAAACTTGATGCGTTAGGAATTTCATATTTTACATTGACGGGTGAAACAAAATCAGAACGACGCATGGAGTTAGCCACTCGTTTCAATGATGGGGAAGGAGACGTCTTCTTAATTTCCCTAAAAGCAGGTGGAACGGGGCTCAACTTAACGGGAGCTGATGTCGTGATTCATTATGACCCATGGTGGAATATGAGTGCCCAAAATCAGGCGACAGACCGTGCGTACCGAATGGGTCAACAGAATAAGGTACAGGTGTATAAGTTGATTGCGAAGGATACGATTGAAGAGAAGATTGAGAAGTTACAACAACAAAAGTTAGAGTTATCGGATTCACTCGTCAAAGAGGGTGAAACGTTTATTACACATCTTTCAATGGAAGATATCGAAGGGTTATTTGAGGCTTAG
- a CDS encoding Abi family protein has translation MGHPIKPYLSIEQQIDHLKNKEKMTINNVAFAKKVLSRINYYHLSGYWYNLYDNNKEFIPGTTFEQIYKLYQFDCKLRFLITQLLKDLELKFKAHIANYIGEQWGPLGYQGVKHFYDEDSHINFLYILNKKKKQYKNKPFVQHHIDNYDGKLPIWAVIEILSFSDVTKFYKSFYDADRKKLLKKNYKNNWDIIKNATETPKWIITLCNIRNICAHYERLYNIRLVNSVKLPQKYANYNIKTNKLFAAIIILMLLLDDNQIKSKFITDLKMLFNQYNFINIQQMGFPNNWEDILKL, from the coding sequence ATGGGGCACCCAATAAAACCGTATTTAAGTATAGAACAACAGATAGATCATTTGAAAAATAAAGAGAAAATGACAATTAATAATGTCGCATTTGCCAAAAAAGTGCTATCACGTATAAACTATTATCATTTGAGTGGTTATTGGTACAACTTATATGATAATAATAAAGAATTTATACCTGGAACAACCTTCGAGCAAATTTATAAATTGTATCAATTCGATTGTAAGTTACGTTTTTTGATAACACAGTTATTAAAAGATTTAGAACTAAAATTCAAAGCTCATATTGCAAACTATATTGGCGAACAATGGGGGCCGTTAGGATATCAGGGTGTTAAGCATTTTTATGATGAGGATTCACATATTAACTTCCTATATATTCTGAATAAAAAGAAAAAACAATATAAAAACAAACCATTTGTTCAACATCATATTGATAATTATGATGGAAAATTACCTATTTGGGCTGTTATAGAAATATTGTCCTTTTCAGATGTAACAAAATTTTATAAGTCCTTTTATGATGCTGACCGTAAAAAACTTTTGAAAAAAAATTACAAGAATAACTGGGACATTATTAAGAATGCAACAGAAACTCCTAAATGGATAATAACCCTGTGTAACATTAGGAATATATGCGCCCATTATGAACGTTTATACAATATCAGATTAGTAAACAGTGTGAAATTACCTCAAAAATACGCTAACTATAATATAAAAACCAATAAGTTATTTGCTGCTATAATAATATTAATGCTATTATTAGATGACAATCAAATAAAATCAAAATTTATAACAGATTTAAAGATGCTATTTAATCAATATAATTTTATAAATATTCAACAGATGGGATTCCCTAATAACTGGGAAGATATTCTCAAATTATGA
- a CDS encoding Fic family protein — translation MNPYNVPALPLKYKVDQELLFLLNEASEKYGEYKALLNTLDFEAELFLNSILISESYKSTQIEGTQISYEDIFSLELMGESDDSIEIKNLKQAVEYAYQAVSKKGISLNLVNEMHRIILNSGRGSKKSPGIIRDRQNWIGPRNAGIDQATFIPPKPEDVIESLMNLYEYMNDAFLDPILINVAISHAQFETIHPYQDGNGRLGRALIPIQMAYLKGDRPMLYLSEIIEVNKLGYQRALMQTRQGNIEAFIKFFLQCVIDQCGNYIRKLEIIKKIYREDMEAIKVIGGSTIYRIVPLMMKEVVFTKKYIEEQTGVSKNTLTKNINRLIELGILEDISKGRYKEYRYKRIYEVFIGNSLYY, via the coding sequence ATGAATCCTTATAATGTTCCTGCTTTACCATTAAAATATAAGGTTGATCAAGAGTTATTATTTTTATTAAATGAAGCTTCTGAAAAGTATGGGGAGTATAAGGCTCTTTTAAATACGTTAGACTTTGAAGCAGAACTCTTCTTAAATTCGATTTTAATTAGTGAGAGTTATAAGTCGACGCAGATTGAAGGAACTCAGATTTCATATGAAGATATCTTTTCGTTGGAATTAATGGGGGAAAGCGACGATAGTATCGAAATAAAAAATTTAAAACAGGCGGTTGAATATGCGTATCAAGCAGTTTCGAAAAAAGGAATAAGCTTAAATTTGGTTAATGAAATGCACCGAATTATTTTAAATAGTGGCCGTGGTTCAAAAAAATCTCCTGGAATTATAAGAGATAGACAAAATTGGATTGGCCCTCGAAATGCTGGGATTGATCAGGCAACATTCATTCCACCCAAACCGGAGGATGTTATTGAATCATTAATGAATTTATATGAATATATGAATGATGCTTTTTTGGATCCAATTTTAATTAATGTTGCCATTTCTCATGCTCAGTTTGAAACGATTCATCCTTATCAGGACGGGAATGGCCGTCTAGGGAGAGCCTTAATTCCTATTCAAATGGCGTATTTAAAAGGTGATCGCCCCATGCTTTATCTTTCTGAAATTATCGAAGTGAATAAATTAGGTTATCAAAGGGCGCTTATGCAGACTAGACAGGGAAATATTGAGGCGTTTATTAAGTTCTTCTTGCAGTGTGTTATTGATCAATGTGGAAACTATATTCGCAAATTAGAAATTATTAAGAAAATTTATCGTGAAGATATGGAGGCTATTAAAGTTATCGGAGGAAGTACGATTTATCGAATTGTTCCATTAATGATGAAGGAAGTCGTCTTTACGAAAAAATATATCGAAGAACAGACAGGTGTCTCAAAAAATACCTTGACGAAAAACATTAATAGACTCATTGAATTAGGGATTTTGGAGGATATTTCAAAAGGTCGCTATAAAGAGTATAGATACAAGAGAATATACGAGGTGTTTATTGGTAATAGTTTATATTACTAA
- a CDS encoding trypsin-like serine peptidase, which yields MKKHKLWMIAGFLVVLVGGAFVALTRPAQGLDLPKPTRPLQDRVPLTSVEGDNKGVALIQDMREPFDEINHGTGFVVGENTLLTNKHVVSACADDVSQLLVRLKQENGEFLDFKVKELIMAPGDDQDLAMVKVEPLADGRTINDVAPTLTLASKKAIEQVKQTDYVRTVGYPADKAYGSLWESEGEVLLVGGNVLMYNAVISGGNSGLPVFNEAGQVIGLTNACNDEEGENYVTYGFLLNDELYDFVQKHL from the coding sequence ATGAAAAAACATAAGTTATGGATGATTGCGGGATTTTTAGTCGTATTAGTTGGAGGTGCGTTTGTGGCGTTGACGCGCCCTGCTCAAGGATTAGATTTACCGAAACCGACGCGTCCTCTTCAGGATCGTGTGCCTTTGACTTCTGTGGAAGGGGATAATAAAGGGGTGGCATTAATTCAAGACATGCGTGAGCCATTTGACGAAATAAATCATGGAACAGGATTTGTTGTGGGTGAAAATACGTTGTTAACAAATAAGCACGTCGTGAGTGCGTGTGCGGATGATGTAAGTCAATTACTTGTTCGTTTAAAACAGGAAAATGGCGAGTTCTTAGACTTTAAAGTAAAAGAATTAATCATGGCCCCAGGTGATGATCAGGACTTAGCGATGGTGAAAGTGGAGCCGTTAGCGGATGGTCGAACGATTAATGACGTCGCTCCGACTTTAACATTGGCATCGAAGAAGGCGATTGAACAAGTGAAACAAACCGATTATGTGAGAACGGTTGGATATCCAGCGGATAAAGCTTATGGATCGTTATGGGAGAGTGAAGGCGAAGTCTTACTCGTCGGTGGAAATGTGTTGATGTACAATGCAGTTATTTCAGGTGGAAACTCAGGGTTACCGGTCTTTAATGAAGCCGGGCAAGTGATTGGTTTAACGAATGCATGTAACGATGAAGAAGGCGAAAACTATGTAACTTACGGTTTCCTATTAAATGATGAGTTATACGATTTTGTTCAAAAGCATTTATAG
- a CDS encoding AAA family ATPase, with product MRIEKIRLENFRCFEELEVAFREDYTILVGVNGAGKSSILEAVSIALGSFISEFSGISGNTIPSEDAHYKYYPIGSRVERQPQFPVVVEAKGNFDGNEIEWIRSVNREGGNTTVIGAKKMKEYARGLNDRVMRGDQTIILPLISYYGTARLWMQKRQKKNNTQDIRLTRQNGYVDCLSSAANEKFMLKWFEEMTYYQLEEGREIAELSAVKRALECCCKRVYPDAQKITFNFNIKTKDLEIFIRRENGEEEILPTRLLSDGIKGVLGLVADIAYRMALLNPQLLHRINETPGVVLIDEIDMHLHPSWQKTIINDLKDAFPNVQFIFTTHSPSILSNVYQEHILILDEYKVYHPTDKTYGRDVDSILKQLMEVDVRPDGVVQKLRDFSDSLEEGNLSLARRLLDELELILGSNDSEIISAKVALDLEEL from the coding sequence ATGAGAATAGAAAAAATAAGGTTGGAGAATTTTAGATGTTTTGAGGAGTTAGAGGTAGCGTTTAGGGAGGATTATACCATCTTGGTTGGCGTAAATGGGGCGGGAAAAAGTTCGATTCTTGAGGCCGTCTCGATTGCTTTAGGGAGTTTTATTTCTGAATTCAGCGGGATTAGTGGTAACACGATTCCGAGTGAGGATGCACATTATAAATATTATCCAATAGGAAGCAGGGTTGAAAGACAACCCCAATTTCCAGTTGTTGTAGAGGCAAAGGGTAATTTTGATGGGAATGAAATAGAGTGGATTCGGAGTGTAAATCGTGAGGGAGGAAATACAACAGTTATTGGAGCTAAGAAGATGAAGGAATATGCTCGGGGGTTAAATGATCGGGTGATGAGAGGAGATCAAACAATTATTTTACCCCTCATTTCTTATTATGGAACAGCCCGATTATGGATGCAAAAGCGACAGAAAAAAAATAATACCCAAGATATAAGATTAACGAGGCAAAATGGATATGTGGATTGTTTATCTTCAGCGGCAAATGAAAAGTTTATGTTAAAGTGGTTTGAGGAAATGACCTATTATCAGTTAGAGGAAGGAAGAGAGATTGCTGAACTTTCAGCCGTTAAACGTGCACTAGAGTGTTGTTGCAAAAGGGTATACCCCGATGCACAGAAAATTACCTTTAATTTTAATATTAAAACTAAAGACTTAGAGATTTTTATTCGACGAGAGAACGGAGAAGAGGAAATCCTACCGACACGATTATTAAGTGATGGAATCAAGGGAGTTTTAGGGTTAGTTGCTGATATAGCTTATCGAATGGCGTTATTAAACCCTCAATTATTACATCGTATTAACGAAACACCTGGGGTTGTTCTAATCGATGAAATTGATATGCATTTACATCCATCATGGCAAAAAACAATTATTAACGATTTAAAAGATGCGTTTCCAAATGTTCAGTTTATTTTTACAACACACTCGCCAAGTATTCTAAGTAATGTTTATCAAGAGCATATTCTTATCCTCGATGAGTATAAAGTTTATCATCCAACGGATAAGACATATGGACGTGATGTGGATTCTATATTAAAACAACTTATGGAAGTTGATGTTCGTCCAGATGGGGTGGTTCAAAAACTAAGAGATTTTTCAGATTCTCTTGAAGAAGGAAACCTATCGTTAGCACGTCGCCTACTCGACGAACTAGAACTCATATTAGGAAGCAATGACAGTGAGATTATTAGTGCGAAAGTAGCCTTAGACTTGGAGGAACTTTAA